cttggtcctttgggatcgagagaaccttttttcttttactggggtattggttttcatcaCCATTTATCCTCATAACGTGTGGCACTGGTGGTAATACTGGGAAACtggggtgtctaagggaattgcttgtgtgacttgtggttaggcAGTGGGGTAAAAGCAAagtctctgtttggctggtttggtttgccttgggttgtaactgccctgcttgaagcaatttgtcctgaattggcactcttaGTTAGGTCCCGctagaaccagcattgttacactgATAAGGGACTCAATTCATAAAGAAAtaaagtaatataattaatgtcatttaacatgggtttatggtaaatagatcctgtcaaactaacttggtatCATTTTTGATGACATTACAATTGTGATTGATAAAGGCAATGGtattgatataatagacatcTCGATAGCATTTGACTTgttactgcatgacattttgactaAAAAGGATACAAAAATAACATGGCACACAATACATGGACTAAAAGCTGGCTAACggttaggtctcaaaatgtaattgtaaaagggAATGGTCATGGAACAGatatgtttccagtggggtccaaCAGGGTTCTGTTCATATCCTAacgatatttaacatttttaatgctaTGGAAGATGACATAAactcatcactgataaagttttcaaatgacacaaaaatgaggaagtagttaataatgaagaggacagggctacagagcgatctggatcgcttggtaagctgggcacaagcaaacaatatgattTTACTATGGCTAAATGTGAATGTATACACatactaggaacaaagaatgtaggacatacttgcaggatggggaactctattGTGGGaaacagtgattctgaaaaagatttggtggtcatggtggataatcagctgaacatgagctcccagtgtgatgctgtgccaaaaggactaatgcaattcttggatgcataaacaggaaaaaGACTATCTCCAGTTCTCGTGTCAttaattcaaaaaggatgttgataaattggagagggttcagagaagagccatgagaatgattaaaagtttTGGaagcatgccttatagtgatagattcaaggagctcaatttatttagcttaacaaaaagaaggttaatgGGTGAATTAACCACAGTCTATAAATTCCTTCAtggtctcttcagtctagcatAGAAGGGGATAACACcatacaatggctggaagtttaagATAGGCAAAATcagtctggaaataaggcgtacagtgagagtaattaactttTGGAGCAATTTACTAacggtcatggtggattctccatcactgagaatttttcaatcaagattggatgtttttctaaaagatctgctctacaaattattttggagaaggtctatgtcctgtgttatacagaaggtcagactagatgatcacaatggtcccttctggctttggaatctatgaatcaatgaaatcaatgagtttCGGTACcttggtgtttttgaaaatcccactacatgcctaaataccatttaaaatctggccctgagtgacTTGAGAGCCtaaatccaattttcaaaagagctttaatctttcagagccagattttcaaaagtatgaaGTTGTCTAAAGCTTCAGATAGatgcttagtgggattttcagaaacaccTATCCagattaggtgcctaacctgcttaaGCATTTTTGTCAGTCTGCACCGTTGACATCTAAACACTTTTGAAACTCTAGCTCTTAGGCTCCTAAGCAACTTACATGATTTTGTAAAGGGATTTAGGCTTCTATATCATTTAGGcactatcataaatataaagtgaagggtaaccacctttctgtatacagtgctatataatccctcctggccaaaggcaaaaccctttcatctgtaaagggctaagaagctaagataacctcgctggcacctgaccaaaatgaccaatgaggagacaagatactttcaaagctggagggggaggaacaaagggtctgtctgtctgtgtgatgcttttgctgggaacagatcaggaatgcagctcagaactcctgtaaaaaattagtcagtaatctagctagaaatgcattagaattccttttgtttaatggctggtaaaataagctgtgctgaatggaatgtatattcctgtttttgtgtctttttgtaacttaaggttttgcctagagggatgctctatgttttgaatctgattaccctgtaaggtatttaccatcctgattttacaaaggtgattcttttaccttttctttcattaaaattcttcttttaagaacctgattgctttttcattgttcttaagatccaagggtttgggtctgtgttcacctgtacaaataggtgaggatttttatcaagccttccccaggaaagggggtgtagggtttggggggatattttggggggaagatgtctcaaagtgggctctttccctgttctttgtgtaacacgcttggtggtggcagcatagggttcaaggacaaggcaaagtttgtaccttggggaattttttaacctaagctggtaagaataagcttagggggtctttcatgcagatccacacatctgtaccctagagttcaaagtgcggaaggaaccttgacaggcaccCTTGCAAATTGTACCTGTGATGTCTAACAATCCATGTAACAAAGCTTCTCCTGAATTATGATCTCTTGTATCTTGACAGATGGAGCCTGTGACTGGAATAGAGAAGGAAAACCAGTCCAAGATAGAGGAATTTATCCTTCTGGGCTTCTCCGGTAGTCAGTATTTGCAGATCTCTCTTTTTGTGGTGTTTACCATGATGTATGTCCTGACAGTTGCAGGAAATGTTGCCATCATATTCCTAGTGAGGGCCAGCCATCAACTCCACACTCCCATGTACTTCTTCCTTTGAAACCTCTCCTTGCTGGAGATATGATACACCACAGTCTGTGTCCCCAAGACCATTGCGATTTTCCTGGGGAAAAGCAGAACCATCCCCTTTAGTCGCTGCATCCTGCAGATATACTTCATTTTCTCCCTGGCCTGCACAGAATATTTCCTCTTCTCTGCCATGGCCTGCTCTCTGGCTATTTGCTACCCATTGCACTATAGCACCATCATGAACAGCACCTCTTGTCTGCTCAGCTGGCCCTTGGCTCTTGGGTGTGTAGGTTCCTGGCTATTTCTATCCCAGAATCTCTGATAGTTAGGTTGTCCTTCTGTGGCACTAATGTCATTACTCATTTCTTCTGCAGCATAGATTCCTTAATTATTCTCTCCTGCACAGACACCTATGTGATTGAGATGGTAGCTTTTATCATCTCGATCATAGTCATCCTGGGATTATGTTCAATAACTCTGGTCTCCTACATTTACACCATCTCTGCCATACTGAGAATCCCGTCAGCACATGGCCAGCAAAAGGCCTTTTCCACTTGCTCTGCCCATCTCACTCTTGTGATTATATGGTACAGCTCCACCATCTTTCTGTATGTCAGGCCTTCCAAACAGAATACCTTGGACATATTTTCTaagatatttaggtgtctaaagatgcagatagttgtttagtgggcttttcaaaagcacttcagCAGATGAGGCACcacatcccattgatttcagtggtagctacaaatacttttgaaaatctgtcccttaaaATCTCTCGAGAGGTCTCAACAACAGCCCATTGGCATCAGTGATCATCTTTCAACTGAATTAAATGGCTTTTAGATCAGCCCTATGTGGACATTACTTTTAGCAATTCACATTTAGGCCCCCATCCTGAGAGATCCTTACTCAAGTGCTAAATTATATTATTTTGAGTAGTCCAATTGACTCTAATAGGATTACTCACACTAGGAAAGAAAACTTGTGCATAAAGCGtgtgcaggatcaagaccttagTGACACTGGATCTGCACTCAGAAGTTTGTCCTAAGTTTAAATTTGTAGCAATTCAAAACTcagagttttcattatctgtgaTGTATGACTGATTGGCCAACTCACATGACATTGTGTCTGTTCCCTGCTTCAATAGCTGAAAAACTATTAAACAGCAGACTAAAGAACAACATACAGGAAATACAGAATGATGAACAacattggtggatttttttttaattagtgaatatttcaaaaaatcaaacttatttccctttttaaggGTTCTAAGTTTGGGGGTCCTACATGTTGGTAAATGGAAACAAGTCAATAATGTTTTGTATAAAGTTTTCCATTTAAATGTtgttaaaaatttaaatgaaaaatttaattaaaaaaagaaaacaaaaattcactaaATCAACAGGTCGttacaaaaattttcatttttgaaaatggtcatttttcaacaaaaaggaaTTACAAGGGAGAAGTTCAATTAATGGGGTGATCAATATGTTTTCACAGAAAGTGTTTTTTATCAAATGAACTTGATTTAACTGTGACATTTCTGATTGATAAAGGCAATGGTGTTGATGTAATAGATTTGGATTTTTCTAAAGGTTTGATTCAGGGTAACATCAcactatttaaacaaaataacacTACACAAAAACAATAGTAAATTGATTAAACACTGGCTAACTGATAATTCTCAAAACATAACTGTTGATGGGaactgttgattttaatgggtgATAGACACTTAAAtgcttttgagaatcccactaGGTTCCTAAATACTTTTACATATCTTGCCCTTAATGCATgacttatttgtatttttgtatatttgtatCAAGACCAGTCTTATCATCAGAGTATAAATAAACTTTAACTTTTACCTTTGTATCCCCCTACCTCTTGGAAAGTGTTTTACTTATTAAGGCTGGGGATTTCAAAGGAGTGTAAAGACATAGGCTGGGTTTACCAAAGGAATCTGAGAGACTTTCAATAGAATTTTTGCACATCTGTCTCTTTGGCATCTTTGGAAGTCCCAGccataattagagctggttggaatttgCATTGTAgaggaaattccaatattttgaaATTGGTTTTTATCCCAAATCTGGATGAAAATTTAAAAcgtgctgatacagactaatatggctaccactctgaaacttgtatttagctgtgacattctgaatacctttcccagacccgaagaagagctctgtgtaagcttggaaatttgtctctctcaacaacagaaattGGGCCAATACAAGATGTTACTTCACCCATTGCTCGGAAAACCCCATCAAGGAGATGATATACGGGCACACCCAATAAATGAGAAAACACTGACAACATTGTCTACCCAAACACTCAGCATCTCCCCAGGCAGGGGCACCAGAATGGAGATGGGGGgacagggggccatggccccatcacttttaaaagtggaaggGCTATGTTCTCCCACTTTTGACTGGCCTTAAGGGTAagtgatggtggggagggggcagagaggaggaagcGTGGGGAAGGGCCTTAGGGGGAAGAGCCAGCTCGAGGTCGGGGCCTCAGGTTCAGGTGTCGGTGGCGCCCCCACTTCTAGGGATCTTCCAGCGCTCCTGTCCCCAGGCACTCCCACCTCATAAAGAAACAAATCAATCTaccagtaaaaaaaaaccaaaaaaaccagaaaataaaattaaaaaaatctgagaaagAAGCAAGAACCAAACAACTGCACTGATACCACAATCATATTTTTTACCCTGACTGgaagaacaaaaaaaggaatGGACTCTCTGGCTCCTCAGGGTCTACTAGGGGCTTTGCTATGGCtactgattttatgtggaaggtgctcagatagcaTGGTAAAGGGTGACAGTGTGGAATcctatgatagatagatagattagattagatagaacGAACTCCTGCAAGTCCTTCTTACATGGGATTATGGCTGGCACCTGACACAGGGTAGGACTCTGAACTTAAATAGGTCCCCATCTCTTTGTCATGTGCTAAAATTAAGACTTCCAGACCCACCAGCCAtgctctccccgcccccatcacTTCCAGACTCCCTATGCAGCAAAAAATTTGTTCCATGCAGCAGGGACtgtgaaaggcaaaaaaaatcaaaggccCCAGACTTCAGTCTTGATTTCTCTGAGTGATAGTCCTTCAGCAAAGTAACATGCACCTTTCTCAGGTAGGAAAGCTGCCATGAACAAAGAGTGATAGACTGCTATTGAGCAAGCCCAGACTTCTGCAATCACCATGTCAATATTTAGCCAGATAGCAAAACACCGAATTCATGATCTGATGCTGCCATATCCCATTCTGTCACATCAGCAAACAGAAACCCAAAAGCCACCATATCCCAAGCAAAGTTTTGACCCCAAAAAAGGAGAAGACCCAGAGCCTCCATGAAGTCCACTGGGTACTTTCTAATGGCtactgattttatgtggaaggtacTCAGATAACATGGTGAGGGGTGGCAGTATAAAAGCATGAGATAGATTTTCATCttacttatactggtataaacctAGAAAAACTCCACTGACTTAGTGGAGTTAGTGTGGATTTACCACTATACGTATAGCACTTTGCATAAAAAAATAACACACCATACTCTTATGGGGACAATAATGTCATCAATTGattgtatttgtaaaaaaaacacAGATAAAACCATGTTCATCAGAGAAACGCAGACATTTTATTCTTGTTGAATAACCTCCACCCAGTCAGTTTCCTCAGGGAAGCTTTGATTTCCTTGTTCCTTATGCTGTAGATGATCGGATTCATAACAGGCGGCAGCACGgaatagagaacagctaccacGAGATCCAGAGCTGATGGAGAGCTGGAGATGGGTTTCATGTAGGCAAAGACAACAGTGGAAAGAAACATGGAAATTACAATGAAGTGAGGAAGGCATGTGGAGAAGGTTTTATGTCGGCCCTGCTCAGAGGGGATTCTCAATACCGTGGTCAAGATCTGAACATATGTCAcaattataaaaacaaagcaactGAGGGTTAAACACACACCAAATCCAATAATCCCAAATTCACTGAGGTACGAGTTAGAGCAGGCGAGCTTGAGTAGCTGGGGGATTTCACAGAAGAACTGATCCACCATGTTGCCTCCACAGAAGGTTATCGAAAACGTGTTCCCGGTATGCAATGAAGCATAGAGAATTACACTGATCCAGGCACTGGCTGTCATTTGGACACAAGCTCTCCTGTTCATTATAGTCTCATAGTGCAGTGGTTTGCAGATAGCAACGTATCGATCGTACGCCATGATGGTGAGTATGGCGAAGTCGGCTACAGCAAAGAAGATGAGGAAAAAGACTTGGGCAACACATCCAGAATAGGAAATGGACCTGGTGTTCATAAGGGAATTGGCCATAGATTTGGGGATGGTGACAGAGATGGAGCCGAGGTCTAGGATGGACAAACTCAtcaggaagaagtacatgggggtgtgaagGTGGTGGTCAAGAGCTATGGCTATGATGATGAGAAGATTCCCTGTCAGGGCTGCCAGATAAAGCACTAGAAACACCATGAAGTGCAAAATCTGCA
This portion of the Dermochelys coriacea isolate rDerCor1 chromosome 14, rDerCor1.pri.v4, whole genome shotgun sequence genome encodes:
- the LOC119842510 gene encoding olfactory receptor 14A16-like, which encodes MSNRTTVTEFLLLGFSDVRELQILHFMVFLVLYLAALTGNLLIIIAIALDHHLHTPMYFFLMSLSILDLGSISVTIPKSMANSLMNTRSISYSGCVAQVFFLIFFAVADFAILTIMAYDRYVAICKPLHYETIMNRRACVQMTASAWISVILYASLHTGNTFSITFCGGNMVDQFFCEIPQLLKLACSNSYLSEFGIIGFGVCLTLSCFVFIIVTYVQILTTVLRIPSEQGRHKTFSTCLPHFIVISMFLSTVVFAYMKPISSSPSALDLVVAVLYSVLPPVMNPIIYSIRNKEIKASLRKLTGWRLFNKNKMSAFL